One stretch of Clavibacter michiganensis DNA includes these proteins:
- a CDS encoding aminoacyl-tRNA deacylase: MADTSPSTVPPASDDAAPRGRARVLAHAARLGIDVEVVDRPDAGSLEEAARGLGIAPSHLVKSLVVKRHDGGLLIALVPGDRQISWAKLRALVGVNKLSMPAPEVALQATGYERGTITPLGAQGDLPVYADERIAGRRIGMGGGEHGVSALVDADALVAALGASVGDITDELTIRRP, encoded by the coding sequence ATGGCCGACACCTCCCCCTCCACCGTCCCTCCCGCATCCGACGACGCCGCTCCTCGCGGCCGCGCCCGCGTGCTGGCACACGCCGCCCGCCTCGGGATCGACGTCGAGGTCGTCGACCGCCCGGACGCCGGATCCCTCGAGGAGGCGGCCCGCGGCCTCGGCATCGCGCCGTCGCACCTCGTGAAGTCGCTCGTGGTGAAGCGCCACGACGGCGGCCTGCTCATCGCCCTCGTGCCGGGCGACCGGCAGATCAGCTGGGCGAAGCTGCGCGCGCTCGTGGGCGTCAACAAGCTCTCGATGCCCGCGCCCGAGGTCGCGCTCCAGGCGACCGGGTACGAGCGCGGCACGATCACGCCGCTCGGCGCCCAGGGCGACCTGCCCGTCTACGCGGACGAGCGGATCGCGGGCCGGCGCATCGGCATGGGCGGCGGCGAGCACGGCGTCTCGGCCCTGGTGGACGCGGACGCGCTCGTGGCCGCGCTCGGCGCGTCCGTCGGCGACATCACGGACGAACTGACGATCCGCCGCCCCTGA
- a CDS encoding DsbA family oxidoreductase has protein sequence MTDSSAPALPAIRVDVWSDIACPWCYVGKRRFEAGARAFAERTPGAPEIEVTYRSFELAPDTPVDFQGTEVDFLAGHKGIPADRVTTMLDDMTRLAAAEGLAYDYDALQHTNTVLAHELLHLARVRGVQLEMVERLLKAYFTEGRHVGRVPDLVELAVEVGLDADEAREALESHRHLDDVRADQAQAMAYGIQGVPFFVIDERFGISGAQDPTVFASALGEALAARDGDTVRVVAGEEATR, from the coding sequence GTGACCGACTCCTCCGCCCCCGCCCTGCCCGCCATCCGCGTCGACGTCTGGTCGGACATCGCGTGCCCGTGGTGCTACGTCGGCAAGCGGCGCTTCGAGGCCGGAGCGCGCGCCTTCGCCGAGCGGACGCCGGGTGCGCCGGAGATCGAGGTCACCTACCGCTCCTTCGAGCTCGCCCCCGACACCCCGGTCGACTTCCAGGGCACCGAGGTCGACTTCCTCGCGGGCCACAAGGGCATCCCGGCCGACCGCGTCACGACGATGCTCGACGACATGACCCGCCTCGCCGCCGCCGAGGGCCTCGCCTACGACTACGACGCGCTGCAGCACACCAACACGGTGCTGGCCCACGAGCTGCTGCACCTGGCGCGCGTGCGCGGCGTGCAGCTCGAGATGGTGGAGCGGCTGCTGAAGGCGTACTTCACCGAGGGGCGCCACGTGGGCCGCGTGCCGGATCTCGTCGAGCTCGCGGTCGAGGTCGGCCTCGACGCCGACGAGGCGCGCGAGGCCCTCGAGTCGCATCGGCACCTCGACGACGTGCGCGCCGACCAGGCGCAGGCGATGGCCTACGGGATCCAGGGCGTGCCGTTCTTCGTGATCGACGAGCGCTTCGGCATCTCCGGCGCGCAGGACCCGACCGTCTTCGCGTCCGCGCTCGGCGAGGCGCTGGCCGCGCGCGACGGCGACACCGTCCGCGTCGTCGCGGGCGAGGAGGCGACGCGATGA
- the dusB gene encoding tRNA dihydrouridine synthase DusB, protein MSSPTLAPVPSAADAPGAPAPAAEPALRIGGIPLDVPVVLAPMAGITNTAFRRLCREFGAGLYVSEMITSRALVERTPESMRLITHHPSEKVRSIQLYGVDPKTVREAVTMLVAEDRADHIDLNFGCPVAKVTRKGGGAALPWKLGLFTDIVEGAVKAAGDIPLTVKMRKGIDADHLTYLEAGRAAEGAGVASIALHARTAADYYSGHADWSAIAKLKQAIHSVPVLGNGDIWAAEDAIRMMDETGADGVVVGRGCLGRPWLFGDLAAAFHARAAGLDPADTPRAHPSQGQVADTFRRHVELLAEFFESEERGCRDARKHVAWYFKGYPVGGDLRAALASASSLEEIDGLLATLDRDQPYPGAGAEGARGRQGSMKRTALPDRWLESRDIDAQDAMEIADGEIHNSGG, encoded by the coding sequence ATGTCCTCTCCGACCCTCGCCCCCGTCCCCTCCGCGGCCGACGCGCCCGGCGCCCCCGCGCCCGCCGCCGAGCCCGCCCTCCGCATCGGCGGCATCCCGCTCGACGTGCCCGTGGTGCTCGCCCCCATGGCCGGCATCACCAACACCGCCTTCCGCCGCCTGTGCCGCGAGTTCGGCGCGGGCCTCTACGTCAGCGAGATGATCACGAGCCGCGCCCTCGTCGAGCGCACGCCCGAGTCCATGCGGCTCATCACACACCACCCGTCGGAGAAGGTCCGGTCCATCCAGCTCTACGGGGTGGATCCGAAGACCGTGCGCGAGGCCGTCACCATGCTCGTCGCGGAGGACCGGGCCGACCACATCGACCTCAACTTCGGCTGCCCGGTCGCCAAGGTCACGCGCAAGGGCGGGGGAGCGGCGCTCCCGTGGAAGCTCGGGCTGTTCACCGACATCGTCGAGGGCGCCGTGAAGGCGGCCGGCGACATCCCCCTCACGGTCAAGATGCGCAAGGGCATCGACGCCGACCACCTCACCTACCTCGAGGCCGGGCGCGCCGCCGAGGGCGCCGGCGTCGCCTCCATCGCGCTGCACGCGCGCACGGCCGCCGACTACTACAGCGGCCACGCCGACTGGTCCGCCATCGCCAAGCTCAAGCAGGCCATCCACAGCGTCCCCGTGCTCGGCAACGGCGACATCTGGGCCGCGGAGGACGCCATCCGCATGATGGACGAGACGGGCGCGGACGGCGTCGTCGTCGGCCGCGGCTGCCTCGGCCGCCCGTGGCTCTTCGGCGACCTCGCCGCCGCATTCCACGCGCGCGCCGCCGGCCTCGATCCCGCCGACACGCCCCGCGCGCACCCGTCGCAGGGCCAGGTCGCCGACACCTTCCGCCGCCACGTCGAGCTCCTCGCCGAGTTCTTCGAGAGCGAGGAGCGGGGCTGCCGCGACGCGCGCAAGCACGTCGCCTGGTACTTCAAGGGCTATCCCGTGGGCGGCGACCTGCGGGCCGCGCTCGCCTCGGCGTCCTCGCTGGAGGAGATCGACGGCCTGCTGGCCACGCTCGACCGCGACCAGCCGTACCCGGGTGCGGGCGCCGAGGGCGCGCGCGGCCGCCAGGGCAGCATGAAGCGCACGGCGCTGCCCGACCGCTGGCTGGAGAGCCGCGACATCGACGCGCAGGATGCGATGGAGATCGCGGACGGGGAGATCCACAACAGTGGCGGCTGA
- a CDS encoding deoxyguanosinetriphosphate triphosphohydrolase → MAAEGTTTRSTYSETDAERWYPEQHSSRRSDFARDRARLLHSSALRRLAAKTQVLSPMAGLDFARNRLTHSLEVAQVGRELASSLDLDPDVVDTACLAHDIGHPPFGHNGERALNDWASDIGGFEGNAQTLRLLTRLEPKVVGPEGRPYGLNLTRASLDASCKYPWPSSQSVPDPSGRGKFGFYDDDVAAFEWLREGAPVGRKCIEAEVMDLSDDIAYSVHDFEDAIVGGYVDVRALGARVDHEELVDSMVAWIGGAHSHEELIQAFDRLDSLDVWVDEYDGGRGAQAALKDLTSQLIGRFAGAATQLTRATHTDRSLIRFGAHVVVPRAIQAEIAVLKGIVAAFVMSKNTRQPIYARQREVLAGLADALHARGADELDPGFAGDWREAADDGARKRVIVDQVASLTDQSAISWYERLCARPVF, encoded by the coding sequence GTGGCGGCTGAGGGCACGACGACGAGGTCCACGTACAGCGAGACCGACGCCGAGCGCTGGTACCCGGAGCAGCACTCGTCGAGGCGGAGCGACTTCGCGCGCGACCGCGCCCGGCTCCTGCACTCCAGCGCGCTGCGCCGCCTGGCGGCCAAGACGCAGGTGCTGAGCCCCATGGCCGGGCTCGACTTCGCGCGCAACCGCCTCACGCACTCCCTCGAGGTGGCGCAGGTGGGCCGCGAGCTCGCCTCCAGCCTCGACCTGGATCCCGACGTGGTCGACACCGCGTGCCTCGCGCACGACATCGGCCACCCGCCCTTCGGCCACAACGGCGAGCGGGCCCTCAACGACTGGGCGTCCGACATCGGCGGCTTCGAGGGCAACGCGCAGACGCTGCGCCTGCTCACGCGGCTCGAGCCCAAGGTCGTCGGGCCGGAGGGGCGTCCCTACGGCCTCAACCTCACGCGCGCCAGCCTCGACGCGAGCTGCAAGTACCCGTGGCCGAGCTCGCAGTCGGTGCCGGATCCGTCGGGCCGCGGCAAGTTCGGCTTCTACGACGACGACGTGGCCGCGTTCGAATGGCTGCGCGAGGGGGCGCCGGTCGGCCGCAAGTGCATCGAGGCCGAGGTCATGGACCTCAGCGACGACATCGCCTACTCCGTGCACGACTTCGAGGACGCCATCGTCGGCGGCTACGTCGACGTGCGGGCGCTCGGCGCCCGGGTCGACCACGAGGAGCTCGTCGACTCGATGGTCGCGTGGATCGGCGGGGCGCACTCGCACGAGGAGCTCATCCAGGCGTTCGACCGGCTCGACTCGCTCGACGTGTGGGTGGACGAGTACGACGGCGGCCGCGGCGCGCAGGCGGCGCTGAAGGACCTCACGAGCCAGCTCATCGGCCGGTTCGCCGGCGCGGCCACGCAGCTCACGCGGGCCACGCACACCGACCGCAGCCTCATCCGGTTCGGCGCGCACGTCGTCGTGCCGCGCGCCATCCAGGCGGAGATCGCCGTGCTCAAGGGCATCGTCGCGGCGTTCGTCATGTCGAAGAACACGCGACAGCCCATCTACGCCCGCCAGCGCGAGGTGCTCGCGGGCCTCGCCGACGCCCTGCACGCGCGCGGCGCCGACGAGCTCGACCCGGGCTTCGCGGGCGACTGGCGCGAGGCCGCGGACGACGGCGCGCGCAAGCGCGTCATCGTCGACCAGGTCGCCAGCCTCACCGACCAGTCGGCCATCTCCTGGTACGAGCGCCTGTGCGCCAGGCCGGTCTTCTGA
- the dnaG gene encoding DNA primase, giving the protein MALIRKSDIDEVRSRVNLGDVVGEYVTLKSAGVGSLKGLCPFHDERTPSFHVRPQVGFYHCFGCGEGGDVYTFLQRMDHVTFAEAVERMAQRIGYQLHYEDGQAATDQGNRSRLLGANEAAAEFFVEQLGSEEAEIGRTFLGERGFDQGAAQRFGVGFAPQSWDALSSHLKAKGYTEAELVTAGLLSQGDRGAYDRFRGRLVWPIRDLTGATVGFGARRLREDDKGPKYLNTPETPVYHKSSVLYGLDLAKRDVSRGRQVVVVEGYTDVMACHLAGVTTAVATCGTSFGVDHIKVLRRVLGDDSGLGEVVFTFDPDAAGQKAAMRAFSEERRFAAQTYVAVGPEGLDPCDLRLTRGDDAVRRMIQGKKPMFEFAIKQILADHDLDTVEGRVAALRAAAPVVADIRDPSLRPGYARELAGWLGMDLTEVGRAVQTAGRSMPADGADRSGGAPQGRHAQGGHGPDDDGAGDASRSMSLMDLPTDLATRLERDALMAMLQHPELVGNDLVMRAAQVTFVNESLAVVRDGVIGSMDALGGADWLSRVALEVPESFATLVKQLGVAPLPNRGDADKLAVYVKGVTAELVGRDLLRRKADLIGRLQRTDATHERERYQEIQRELMQVEAERRALRE; this is encoded by the coding sequence ATGGCCCTGATCCGCAAGAGCGACATCGACGAGGTCCGCTCCCGGGTCAACCTGGGCGACGTGGTGGGGGAGTACGTCACCCTCAAGTCCGCCGGCGTCGGATCCCTGAAGGGCCTCTGCCCCTTCCACGACGAGCGCACCCCGAGCTTCCACGTGCGGCCGCAGGTCGGCTTCTACCACTGCTTCGGCTGCGGCGAGGGCGGCGACGTCTACACGTTCCTGCAGCGCATGGACCACGTCACGTTCGCCGAGGCCGTCGAGCGCATGGCGCAGCGGATCGGCTACCAGCTGCACTACGAGGACGGCCAGGCCGCCACCGACCAGGGCAACCGCTCCCGGCTCCTCGGCGCGAACGAGGCGGCCGCGGAGTTCTTCGTCGAGCAGCTCGGATCCGAGGAGGCGGAGATCGGCCGCACCTTCCTCGGGGAGCGCGGCTTCGACCAGGGCGCGGCGCAGCGCTTCGGCGTCGGCTTCGCCCCGCAGAGCTGGGACGCGCTGTCCTCGCACCTGAAGGCCAAGGGATACACGGAGGCCGAGCTCGTGACCGCGGGCCTCCTCAGCCAGGGCGACCGCGGCGCCTACGACCGGTTCCGCGGCCGGCTGGTGTGGCCCATCCGCGACTTGACCGGCGCCACCGTCGGCTTCGGCGCGCGCCGCCTCCGCGAGGACGACAAGGGCCCCAAGTACCTCAACACCCCCGAGACGCCCGTCTACCACAAGAGCTCCGTGCTCTACGGGCTCGACCTCGCCAAGCGCGACGTGAGCCGGGGCCGTCAGGTCGTCGTGGTCGAGGGCTACACCGACGTCATGGCGTGCCACCTCGCGGGCGTCACGACGGCCGTCGCCACGTGCGGCACGTCGTTCGGCGTCGACCACATCAAGGTCCTCCGCCGCGTGCTCGGCGACGACAGCGGGCTCGGCGAGGTCGTCTTCACCTTCGACCCCGACGCGGCAGGCCAGAAGGCCGCCATGCGCGCGTTCTCCGAGGAGCGCCGCTTCGCCGCGCAGACCTACGTCGCGGTCGGCCCCGAGGGGCTGGATCCCTGCGACCTCCGCCTCACGCGCGGCGACGACGCCGTGCGCCGCATGATCCAGGGCAAGAAGCCCATGTTCGAGTTCGCGATCAAGCAGATCCTCGCCGACCACGACCTCGACACCGTCGAGGGGCGGGTCGCCGCGCTGCGCGCCGCCGCCCCCGTGGTCGCCGACATCCGCGACCCGTCGCTCCGCCCCGGCTACGCGCGCGAACTCGCGGGCTGGCTCGGCATGGACCTCACCGAGGTCGGCCGCGCCGTCCAGACCGCCGGACGCAGCATGCCCGCCGACGGCGCCGACCGCTCCGGCGGTGCGCCGCAGGGCCGGCACGCGCAGGGCGGGCACGGCCCGGACGACGACGGCGCCGGCGACGCCTCCCGCTCGATGTCGCTCATGGACCTGCCGACCGACCTCGCCACCCGGCTCGAGCGCGACGCGCTCATGGCGATGCTGCAGCACCCCGAGCTCGTGGGGAACGACCTCGTGATGCGCGCCGCGCAGGTCACGTTCGTCAACGAGAGCCTCGCGGTCGTCCGCGACGGCGTCATCGGGAGCATGGACGCCCTCGGCGGCGCGGACTGGCTGTCGCGCGTGGCCCTCGAGGTGCCCGAGTCGTTCGCGACGCTCGTGAAGCAGCTCGGCGTCGCACCGCTGCCGAACCGCGGCGACGCCGACAAGCTCGCCGTGTACGTGAAGGGCGTCACGGCCGAGCTCGTCGGGCGCGACCTGCTGCGCCGCAAGGCCGACCTCATCGGGCGGCTGCAGCGCACGGACGCGACGCACGAGCGCGAGCGGTACCAGGAGATCCAGCGCGAGCTCATGCAGGTCGAGGCCGAGCGCCGCGCGCTCCGCGAATAG
- a CDS encoding ABC transporter substrate-binding protein produces MTSAFTRRSRVLLATAGFSAAALVLAGCSGGSGDPLAEDGASGGGSIVVGTTDKVLSLDPAGSYDNGSFAVQNQVYPFLFNSPYGSPDVEPDLAVSGEYTSPNEFTVELKPDLKFANGHALTASDVKFTFDRIATIAANGADNGNGPSSLLANVESVAAPDDTTVVFTLKTANDQTFEQVLSSPAGPIVDEEVFPADALADPAAIVAANAFAGQYVITDFQLNQLVAYAPNADYQGVLPKAANGGVTARYYADETTMKLAVQNGEIDVAGRSLGATDIADLKKDDSVQVIEGPGGEIRYITFNLNTQPFGKTTGEADEAKALAVRQAAADLIDREELSTQVYNGTYTPLYSYVADGLSGANEALKGIYGDGNGGPDADKAAKALADAGVQTPVALQLQFNPDHYGAGSDDEYALIKQQLEATGLFQVNLQSTIWDQYSKARVNDEYPAYQLGWFPDYSDADNYLTPFFSPQSFVKNHYDNATVTDLITQQLSEADSTKRAEIIGQIQDDVAADLPTLPLLQGSQVAVAGKGVDGVTLDASFKFRYAPITKG; encoded by the coding sequence ATGACGTCCGCATTCACCCGGCGCTCACGCGTCCTGCTCGCCACGGCCGGATTCTCCGCCGCGGCCCTCGTCCTCGCCGGCTGCTCCGGCGGATCCGGCGACCCGCTCGCCGAGGACGGCGCGTCAGGCGGCGGATCCATCGTCGTCGGCACGACCGACAAGGTCCTCTCGCTCGACCCGGCCGGCTCCTACGACAACGGCTCGTTCGCGGTGCAGAACCAGGTCTACCCGTTCCTGTTCAACAGCCCCTACGGCAGCCCGGACGTCGAGCCCGACCTCGCCGTCTCCGGCGAGTACACCTCGCCGAACGAGTTCACGGTCGAGCTCAAGCCCGACCTGAAGTTCGCCAACGGCCATGCGCTCACCGCGAGCGACGTCAAGTTCACGTTCGACCGCATCGCGACCATCGCGGCCAACGGCGCCGACAACGGCAACGGCCCGTCGTCGCTCCTCGCGAACGTCGAATCCGTCGCGGCGCCCGACGACACCACCGTCGTCTTCACGCTGAAGACCGCGAACGACCAGACCTTCGAGCAGGTGCTCTCCAGCCCCGCCGGCCCCATCGTCGACGAGGAGGTCTTCCCGGCCGACGCGCTGGCCGACCCGGCCGCCATCGTCGCGGCGAACGCCTTCGCGGGCCAGTACGTCATCACCGACTTCCAGCTCAACCAGCTCGTCGCCTACGCGCCGAACGCCGACTACCAGGGCGTCCTGCCGAAGGCCGCGAACGGCGGCGTGACCGCGCGCTACTACGCGGACGAGACCACGATGAAGCTCGCCGTGCAGAACGGCGAGATCGACGTCGCGGGCCGCTCGCTCGGCGCGACCGACATCGCGGACCTCAAGAAGGACGACTCCGTCCAGGTCATCGAGGGCCCCGGCGGCGAGATCCGCTACATCACCTTCAACCTGAACACGCAGCCCTTCGGCAAGACCACCGGCGAGGCCGACGAGGCCAAGGCCCTCGCCGTGCGCCAGGCGGCCGCCGACCTGATCGACCGCGAGGAGCTGTCGACCCAGGTCTACAACGGCACCTACACGCCGCTCTACTCCTACGTGGCCGACGGCCTCTCCGGCGCCAACGAGGCGCTCAAGGGCATCTACGGCGACGGGAACGGCGGGCCGGACGCGGACAAGGCCGCGAAGGCCCTGGCCGACGCCGGCGTGCAGACGCCCGTCGCGCTGCAGCTCCAGTTCAACCCGGACCACTACGGCGCCGGCTCGGACGACGAGTACGCGCTCATCAAGCAGCAGCTCGAGGCGACCGGCCTGTTCCAGGTCAACCTGCAGTCCACGATCTGGGACCAGTACAGCAAGGCCCGCGTCAACGACGAGTACCCGGCGTACCAGCTCGGCTGGTTCCCCGACTACTCGGACGCGGACAACTACCTCACGCCGTTCTTCTCCCCGCAGTCCTTCGTGAAGAACCACTACGACAACGCCACGGTGACGGACCTCATCACGCAGCAGCTGTCGGAGGCCGACTCCACGAAGCGCGCCGAGATCATCGGCCAGATCCAGGACGACGTCGCCGCCGACCTGCCGACCCTGCCCCTGCTCCAGGGCTCGCAGGTCGCGGTGGCCGGCAAGGGCGTGGACGGCGTGACGCTCGACGCGTCCTTCAAGTTCCGCTACGCCCCGATCACCAAGGGCTGA
- a CDS encoding ABC transporter permease encodes MPDAVPASAPPGAQPKARKQGIGLGQYILIRAVLIIPTVFILVTLVFFLMRIVGDPISAAVGDRLTPEQLQERLATAGFDRPLIVQYVEYLGQIATGNFGRSLTDNRLISEVLLQYGSATLELVVYSLIVAFVIGIPLGLVAAYFKDRTPDAVLRILAILAYATPVFFAGLLLKLVFSVWLGILPLSGRADTRVEVALGRLENPTGIYLIDALRLGSPTAVSDVLEHAVLPALALGLLTAGIFLRLVRTNVISTLGTEYVDAARSRGVGEFRLTTRHALKPALIPIITVVGLQIAVMLGGAVLTETTFEWRGLGFQLAQYLAARDFVAVQGIVALLAVIVAVTNFIVDVIAALIDPRVRY; translated from the coding sequence ATCCCGGACGCCGTACCCGCGTCCGCGCCCCCCGGGGCGCAGCCCAAGGCCCGGAAGCAGGGGATCGGGCTCGGCCAGTACATCCTCATCCGCGCCGTGCTCATCATCCCGACCGTCTTCATCCTCGTGACGCTCGTCTTCTTCCTCATGCGCATCGTGGGCGACCCAATCTCCGCCGCCGTGGGCGACCGCCTCACCCCGGAGCAGCTCCAGGAGCGTCTCGCGACCGCGGGCTTCGACCGGCCGCTCATCGTGCAGTACGTCGAGTACCTCGGCCAGATCGCCACCGGGAACTTCGGCCGCTCGCTCACCGACAACCGGCTCATCAGCGAGGTGCTGCTGCAGTACGGCTCGGCCACGCTCGAGCTCGTCGTCTACTCGCTGATCGTCGCCTTCGTCATCGGCATCCCGCTCGGCCTCGTCGCCGCCTACTTCAAGGACCGCACGCCCGACGCCGTGCTGCGGATCCTCGCGATCCTCGCCTACGCCACGCCCGTCTTCTTCGCGGGCCTGCTGCTGAAGCTCGTCTTCTCCGTCTGGCTCGGGATCCTGCCGCTGTCGGGCCGCGCCGACACCCGCGTCGAGGTCGCCCTGGGGAGGCTGGAGAACCCGACCGGCATCTACCTGATCGACGCGCTCCGCCTCGGCAGCCCCACCGCCGTCAGCGACGTGCTCGAGCACGCGGTGCTCCCGGCGCTCGCGCTGGGCCTCCTGACCGCGGGCATCTTCCTCCGGCTCGTGCGCACCAACGTCATCTCCACGCTCGGCACCGAGTACGTGGACGCGGCGCGGTCGCGCGGCGTCGGCGAGTTCCGGCTCACGACCCGGCACGCGCTGAAGCCCGCGCTCATCCCGATCATCACCGTGGTGGGCCTGCAGATCGCCGTCATGCTCGGCGGCGCGGTGCTCACCGAGACCACGTTCGAGTGGCGGGGCCTCGGCTTCCAGCTCGCGCAGTACCTGGCGGCGCGCGACTTCGTGGCCGTGCAGGGCATCGTGGCGCTCCTGGCCGTGATCGTCGCGGTCACCAACTTCATCGTCGACGTCATCGCGGCGCTCATCGACCCGCGAGTGAGGTACTGA
- a CDS encoding ABC transporter permease, translating to MTDTTTTAPAPAPARRTLFQRLPLISHVRQSVGLQRGMLVAGMVITGIFILLAAFAPLIAPFGFDQDRDDAGSFTRQAAPDAAHIWGTTVGGYDVFSRVVWGTQTALSVVVIAVVLSLFAGVLLGVVSGYLGGWLDRILVVIADAIYPFPTLLLAIVVSIVLTGGQSSLWGGILAAAVSITVVYIPQYFRVIRAEVVRLKAEAFVESAKVIGTSTPRIMFVHVLRNSTRTLPLILTLNASEAILTLAGLGFLGFGISPTSAAEWGYDLNRALADTASGVWWTGVFPGVAIVLLVLGLTLVGESVNDISDPKLRARKRAKTRDISDPQPRARKRADKKKVST from the coding sequence ATGACCGACACCACCACCACGGCGCCCGCGCCCGCCCCCGCGCGCCGCACCCTGTTCCAGCGCCTGCCGCTCATCTCGCACGTGCGGCAGAGCGTGGGGCTCCAGCGCGGCATGCTCGTCGCCGGCATGGTCATCACGGGGATCTTCATCCTCCTCGCGGCGTTCGCGCCGCTCATCGCCCCGTTCGGCTTCGACCAGGACCGGGACGACGCGGGCTCCTTCACGCGCCAGGCCGCCCCCGACGCCGCGCACATCTGGGGCACGACGGTCGGCGGCTACGACGTGTTCTCCCGGGTCGTCTGGGGCACCCAGACCGCGCTCTCGGTCGTCGTGATCGCCGTGGTCCTGTCGCTGTTCGCCGGCGTGCTGCTCGGCGTCGTCTCGGGCTACCTCGGCGGCTGGCTCGACCGGATCCTCGTGGTCATCGCCGACGCCATCTACCCCTTCCCGACGCTGCTGCTCGCGATCGTCGTCAGCATCGTGCTGACCGGCGGGCAGTCGAGCCTCTGGGGCGGCATCCTGGCGGCGGCCGTGAGCATCACGGTCGTCTACATCCCGCAGTACTTCCGGGTCATCCGCGCGGAGGTCGTGCGGCTGAAGGCGGAGGCGTTCGTCGAGAGCGCGAAGGTCATCGGCACGTCGACGCCGCGGATCATGTTCGTGCACGTGCTGCGGAACTCCACGCGCACGCTGCCGCTGATCCTCACGCTCAACGCGTCCGAGGCGATCCTCACGCTCGCGGGCCTCGGCTTCCTCGGCTTCGGCATCTCGCCGACGTCGGCCGCGGAGTGGGGCTACGACCTCAACCGGGCGCTCGCGGACACCGCGAGCGGCGTCTGGTGGACGGGCGTCTTCCCGGGCGTCGCCATCGTCCTGCTCGTCCTCGGGCTCACGCTCGTGGGCGAGAGCGTGAACGACATCTCCGACCCCAAGCTGCGTGCCCGCAAGCGCGCGAAGACGAGGGACATCTCCGACCCCCAGCCGCGTGCCCGCAAGCGCGCCGACAAGAAGAAGGTGTCCACATGA